A stretch of the Coleofasciculus sp. FACHB-1120 genome encodes the following:
- a CDS encoding pitrilysin family protein, whose translation MPAVADTARHYTELKFPPLPEVQVPPYTRYQMDNGMIVYLMEDRELPLVSGTAMIRTGARLEPENEVGLATLVGEVLRTGGTAKHSSDELNQLLEQRAASVESSIVSTAGSADFTTLSEDLKDVFSLFAEVIQEPIFAQEKLDLAKTQQRGEIARRNDDPGGIASREFEKLVYGNNSPYARTVEYATLDNISREDLIGFYQKYFHPQNMILGIVGDFDSKAMRQMIQEKFGNWKPKGTAQTPPIPGAEQAKRGGVFLVNQPQLTQSNIVMGHLGGQLNSPDFAALSVLNGVLNGFGGRLFNEVRSRQGLAYTVYGYWGAQYDYPGVFLAGGQTRSDATVPFIKGVLSEIERIRTTSVTPAELSYAKESELNSFVFKFQDPSQTLSRLMRYEYYGYPKDFIFRYQREVEATTIEDIQRVAEKYLQSNNIVTLVVGNAAAIQPPLTSLTPNVTTVDITIPAGKG comes from the coding sequence ATGCCAGCGGTAGCGGATACAGCGCGGCATTATACGGAGTTGAAGTTTCCACCGTTACCGGAAGTTCAGGTACCCCCGTACACGCGCTATCAGATGGACAACGGCATGATTGTGTATCTGATGGAAGATCGCGAACTTCCCCTCGTAAGTGGTACGGCGATGATTCGCACGGGCGCTCGTCTGGAACCAGAAAACGAGGTGGGTTTGGCTACCTTGGTTGGGGAGGTTCTTCGGACTGGCGGAACTGCGAAGCACTCCAGCGATGAACTAAACCAATTGTTGGAACAACGCGCCGCTTCGGTAGAGAGCAGTATTGTTAGCACTGCGGGTAGTGCTGACTTTACGACTCTCTCTGAAGACTTGAAGGACGTATTTAGTTTGTTTGCTGAGGTAATCCAAGAGCCGATTTTTGCACAGGAAAAGCTAGATTTAGCCAAGACGCAACAGCGCGGTGAAATTGCGCGTCGGAATGACGACCCAGGTGGCATTGCTTCCCGCGAATTTGAGAAATTAGTCTACGGCAACAATAGCCCCTATGCTCGCACCGTAGAATACGCAACGTTAGACAACATTTCCCGCGAGGACTTAATTGGTTTCTACCAGAAATATTTTCATCCTCAGAATATGATTTTGGGCATCGTGGGGGATTTTGACAGTAAGGCGATGCGTCAGATGATCCAGGAAAAGTTTGGGAACTGGAAGCCAAAAGGCACAGCGCAAACTCCACCAATACCAGGGGCGGAACAGGCAAAGCGGGGAGGCGTGTTTTTGGTAAATCAGCCGCAGCTAACCCAGAGTAATATTGTCATGGGTCATCTGGGCGGTCAATTGAACAGTCCTGATTTTGCGGCTCTGTCAGTATTAAATGGAGTGTTAAACGGTTTTGGCGGACGCTTGTTTAACGAAGTGCGATCGCGCCAAGGTCTCGCTTACACGGTGTACGGTTATTGGGGCGCTCAATATGACTACCCAGGCGTATTCCTTGCTGGGGGACAGACTCGTTCAGATGCGACTGTACCCTTCATTAAGGGCGTTTTATCGGAAATCGAGCGCATTCGCACAACTTCGGTGACGCCAGCAGAACTTTCCTACGCCAAGGAATCGGAACTCAATTCTTTTGTTTTTAAGTTCCAAGATCCTAGCCAAACTCTGTCGCGGTTGATGCGATATGAATATTACGGCTACCCGAAGGATTTTATCTTCCGTTATCAGCGCGAGGTGGAAGCAACCACGATTGAGGATATTCAACGGGTTGCCGAAAAATATCTCCAGTCAAATAACATTGTCACGCTAGTGGTCGGAAATGCTGCTGCGATTCAGCCACCTCTAACCAGTCTCACGCCTAATGTTACGACGGTGGATATTACGATTCCGGCGGGGAAGGGGTAA
- a CDS encoding A/G-specific adenine glycosylase, with translation MKKPTIVATGTKTQFQEAECLELSNLDWFRHQLVIWASQNLRDFPWRGTSDPYAIFIAEFLLQKTGASTATPVYEAFISRYPTLAALAATPTEQVAVALQPLGLHFRAERLCQSMQIILEQHDGKIPHTESELLQLPGVGLYTARSICAHAFSQPKAVLDTNVVRILERFFGLQGNRVKSRCKLLWKAAERVAPDRDVGKWNLTLLDFGAIVCTAKKPNCDNCPLHDRCHYLNLTRQQKLTSP, from the coding sequence ATGAAAAAACCAACGATCGTTGCCACAGGTACAAAAACTCAGTTTCAGGAAGCCGAATGCCTTGAACTCTCAAACCTTGATTGGTTTCGCCATCAACTTGTCATTTGGGCTTCACAAAACCTGCGCGACTTTCCCTGGCGAGGCACAAGCGACCCCTACGCCATTTTTATCGCTGAATTCTTGCTGCAAAAAACGGGAGCCTCAACAGCAACTCCCGTTTACGAAGCCTTTATCTCCCGCTATCCTACCTTAGCAGCTCTGGCCGCAACACCTACGGAGCAAGTTGCTGTCGCTTTACAACCTTTAGGCTTGCACTTTCGAGCCGAAAGACTTTGCCAGTCAATGCAAATCATCCTCGAACAACACGACGGCAAAATCCCCCACACGGAATCTGAATTGCTTCAACTTCCTGGAGTTGGCTTGTATACAGCACGTTCTATTTGCGCCCATGCTTTCTCCCAACCAAAAGCGGTACTCGATACCAACGTTGTCCGCATATTGGAACGTTTTTTCGGCTTGCAGGGCAACCGAGTCAAATCGCGGTGCAAGCTGCTTTGGAAAGCCGCAGAACGAGTTGCCCCCGATCGAGATGTGGGAAAATGGAACTTAACGCTGTTGGACTTCGGGGCGATAGTTTGCACCGCTAAAAAACCGAACTGCGACAATTGTCCGCTGCACGATCGCTGCCATTACCTAAACTTAACTCGCCAGCAAAAACTGACATCCCCATGA
- a CDS encoding DUF416 family protein has translation MNLDFYNLNALKIELEELPPTHRIAFAASICERLLPNYNIFAEQEASGNPAALRLSLDEVWQILQGKPADAERISQLLKDTDAAGPDADNVTKSQYCYEAQEACSAIYFLLEACIEPTSQRVIKVVGRVRDTIDAFITCEEETINPSWSEKPLEENKMEIASHPFAVREMAKQGEDLQRLKEVESLEEGFLEWLRTSSYNNGTSLIGLS, from the coding sequence ATGAATCTAGACTTTTACAACTTAAATGCTCTAAAAATAGAACTAGAAGAGCTTCCTCCCACTCACCGAATAGCGTTTGCAGCTTCTATTTGCGAAAGATTGCTCCCAAATTACAACATTTTTGCCGAACAGGAAGCTTCAGGAAACCCGGCTGCGCTAAGGCTTTCGCTAGACGAAGTTTGGCAAATCCTACAGGGAAAGCCAGCAGATGCTGAAAGAATTAGCCAATTGCTAAAAGATACTGATGCGGCGGGTCCTGATGCTGATAATGTTACGAAATCGCAATATTGTTACGAAGCACAGGAGGCGTGTTCGGCGATTTATTTCCTCTTAGAAGCCTGTATTGAACCTACATCACAGCGCGTTATAAAGGTGGTGGGGCGCGTTAGGGATACGATTGATGCATTTATCACTTGCGAAGAGGAGACTATCAATCCTAGTTGGAGTGAAAAACCACTAGAAGAAAACAAAATGGAAATCGCCAGTCACCCCTTCGCAGTTCGAGAGATGGCGAAACAAGGCGAAGACTTGCAGCGATTAAAGGAAGTCGAATCCCTAGAGGAAGGCTTCCTAGAATGGCTTCGCACATCTTCTTACAACAACGGCACGAGCTTAATCGGCTTATCATGA
- a CDS encoding pitrilysin family protein yields the protein MSQFCRFLCVSIPTTAELLRESLNPSPQPSRQRQWRSLLAFLLALLLGWGMQPNVALARTQTLEKAEVKPATTQSIQPYLDRVIQRVTEFRLENGLKFIVLERHQAPVVSFYTYADVGGANEPNGQTGVAHFLEHLAFKGTTRIGTQDYKAEKPLLDRLDQLAEQIQAAKAAKKSAEVTALQAEFNKVEAEAAKYVKQNELGQIVEQAGGVGLNAATSTDSTVYFYSFPSNKLELWMSLESERFLDPVFREFYKEKEVILEERRLRTDNSPIGQMIEAFLDAAFKVHPYKRPVIGYDQDIRNLTRENVQEFFDTHYVPSKLTIAVVGDVNPTEVKRLAQVYFGRYKARPATEEQLPTEPKQTEAQDVTLRLQSQPWYLEGYHRPAMNHPDHAIYELIGRLLSDGRTSRLYKSLVEEQQVALNAEGFSGFPGDKYPNLMLFYALTAPGHTVDEVAASLSKEIERLKTEPVAAIDLDRVKTQARADLLRSLDSNMGMAMSLVDYEVKTGSWRNLFKQLDAIATVTPAEIQRVAKETFQPQNRTIGRILPKEG from the coding sequence ATGAGTCAGTTTTGTCGATTCCTGTGTGTGTCAATCCCAACGACAGCAGAACTGTTACGGGAAAGTTTGAACCCCAGCCCTCAACCGTCAAGACAGCGTCAGTGGCGAAGCCTTCTGGCTTTTCTGCTGGCGTTGCTGCTGGGGTGGGGTATGCAGCCCAATGTGGCGTTAGCTCGTACCCAGACGCTTGAAAAGGCGGAGGTGAAACCTGCCACAACCCAATCGATTCAGCCCTATTTAGACCGGGTGATTCAGCGGGTGACTGAGTTTCGCTTAGAGAATGGTCTGAAGTTTATTGTATTGGAACGGCACCAAGCGCCGGTCGTGTCTTTTTACACCTATGCCGATGTGGGGGGTGCCAACGAACCCAATGGTCAAACAGGCGTTGCTCACTTTCTAGAGCATTTAGCTTTTAAGGGAACCACGCGCATTGGTACGCAGGACTACAAGGCAGAAAAGCCGCTTTTAGACCGCTTGGACCAGTTAGCCGAACAAATTCAGGCAGCCAAAGCGGCAAAGAAATCGGCAGAAGTGACAGCGTTGCAGGCAGAATTTAACAAAGTTGAAGCCGAAGCAGCGAAATATGTCAAGCAAAATGAACTGGGTCAGATTGTCGAACAAGCGGGAGGCGTCGGTCTAAACGCAGCAACCTCTACAGATTCCACAGTCTATTTCTACAGCTTTCCTTCTAACAAGTTAGAGCTGTGGATGTCGCTGGAGTCGGAGCGGTTTTTAGATCCGGTGTTCCGGGAATTTTATAAAGAGAAAGAAGTCATCCTGGAAGAGCGACGGTTGCGAACCGATAACTCGCCCATCGGTCAAATGATTGAGGCTTTTCTCGATGCGGCTTTCAAAGTGCATCCCTATAAGCGTCCAGTAATTGGCTACGACCAGGACATCCGCAATCTTACCCGCGAAAATGTGCAGGAGTTTTTTGACACGCACTACGTCCCCAGCAAGTTAACCATTGCGGTCGTTGGGGATGTTAACCCAACGGAAGTGAAACGGCTGGCTCAAGTTTATTTTGGACGTTACAAAGCGAGACCTGCGACGGAGGAGCAATTACCGACGGAACCCAAGCAAACGGAAGCGCAGGATGTCACCTTGCGGCTGCAATCCCAACCTTGGTATCTGGAAGGCTATCACCGCCCAGCGATGAATCATCCGGATCATGCGATTTATGAACTGATCGGTCGATTGTTGAGCGATGGTCGGACTTCTCGCCTCTACAAGTCTTTAGTAGAAGAGCAGCAAGTGGCTCTGAATGCGGAAGGTTTTAGTGGGTTTCCGGGAGATAAGTATCCGAATTTGATGCTGTTCTATGCGCTGACAGCTCCTGGTCATACAGTGGATGAAGTGGCGGCGTCTTTGAGCAAGGAAATTGAGCGGCTGAAGACGGAACCCGTAGCGGCGATAGATTTGGATCGGGTGAAGACACAGGCAAGAGCTGATTTATTGCGATCGCTCGATTCCAATATGGGCATGGCGATGTCGCTGGTGGACTATGAAGTGAAAACCGGATCGTGGCGGAACCTGTTTAAGCAACTAGATGCGATCGCTACCGTGACACCCGCAGAGATTCAACGAGTGGCGAAAGAAACTTTCCAGCCACAAAACCGGACAATTGGGCGAATTCTGCCTAAAGAGGGATGA